One genomic segment of Spiroplasma endosymbiont of Poecilobothrus nobilitatus includes these proteins:
- a CDS encoding adhesin: MKKLLNILTISTLTAIVPAPFLANTVQTSFNRDFITSNSNNDYLPIKRIKGINELINSVILDSNNNTYFGTDTGAFVLKQGATTPTKIDGINAPKWLYIDSKDNIYFGADGGVYKLASGSTTPTKIDGINGYVYSFTVDSKNNNIYFGADDGVYKLASGSTTPNKIDGINEEVYLISIDEENNIYFNILFKGGVYKLASGSTTPTKIDGINTGIKIVTINCDNKNNAYIATNNGVYNLLAGKTLATKIENSGSNVSSLIVDKYNNVYFLKYPNNLFKLASASTTPTKIDGINAPKWFSIDSKDNIYFGTDDDIYILQTALSWVKTQSQFNLVDSTKNLTWTRPDLLSVGGELNIDIANPNIDKVVFDNVQQGQTNKHWTINVKPETAPRDHNLQVMFTLGGKQYTSEIMASMQAHIEPPTPPVQQNLSDLIKTTDLDNIIDNNDKTIFLAVNQKNGNVIDDFSQIEIIDKTNTQATLSVIEGSKSYQGSVEAKYNVVPATVVDLKIKLKPTAPDAIVVKDYLGQIDTSNITNPVNTFYYTNSESIITMVKPTTSSVITGIVYGCDDNWNKTSEASNIDPSSLIPLDGSQLNTKDGKYVVELSDNLGHTNNVYLQINKEKKDIKEYWNTPNGKQFEQWAEDNGYDNIRGSSASKLNNLFALSPTWKQSLKHLYLKLDNFVVDNIQNVTQDEIDNYKTKLVVSVKAQVEKYAPDVVENTDYAINTNNLVAGDWTTSKDIKVQHVESSTKLLGHTAKTIPVQQKEQPTPDNNKKSGLSGWTIFGIVVGSLFGLFILAWLFKKFVITPFVCEPIRKKKAKAFAIKTEKDIAQMKKDDEEWESKQKGGK; encoded by the coding sequence ATGAAAAAATTACTAAATATCTTAACTATATCAACCTTGACAGCAATCGTTCCCGCTCCGTTTCTTGCCAACACAGTACAAACTAGTTTCAACCGCGATTTTATAACATCTAACTCAAACAATGACTATCTCCCAATTAAAAGAATTAAAGGAATAAATGAATTAATAAATAGTGTTATCCTTGACAGTAACAACAATACATATTTTGGTACAGATACTGGTGCATTTGTTTTGAAACAAGGTGCAACAACACCAACTAAAATTGATGGTATAAATGCTCCTAAATGACTTTATATTGATAGTAAAGATAACATTTATTTTGGCGCGGATGGTGGTGTATATAAGTTGGCTTCTGGTTCAACAACTCCAACTAAAATTGATGGTATAAATGGATATGTTTACTCCTTTACTGTTGATAGTAAAAACAATAACATTTATTTTGGCGCGGATGATGGTGTATATAAGTTGGCTTCTGGTTCAACAACTCCAAATAAAATTGATGGTATAAATGAAGAAGTTTATTTAATATCAATAGATGAAGAAAATAACATATATTTTAATATCCTTTTCAAAGGTGGTGTATATAAGTTGGCTTCTGGTTCAACAACTCCAACTAAAATTGATGGAATAAATACCGGTATTAAAATTGTTACTATCAACTGTGATAATAAAAACAATGCATATATTGCTACAAATAATGGAGTATATAATCTGCTCGCGGGAAAAACATTAGCAACTAAAATAGAAAACTCTGGGAGTAATGTTTCTTCGCTTATAGTTGACAAATATAACAATGTTTATTTTTTAAAATATCCAAATAATTTATTTAAGTTGGCTTCTGCTTCAACAACACCAACTAAAATTGATGGTATAAATGCTCCTAAATGATTTTCTATTGATAGTAAAGATAACATTTATTTTGGTACGGATGATGATATTTATATATTACAAACTGCTTTGTCGTGGGTAAAAACACAAAGTCAGTTTAATTTAGTTGATAGTACAAAAAATCTGACTTGAACTCGCCCCGACTTGCTTAGTGTGGGTGGAGAGTTAAACATTGATATTGCTAACCCGAACATTGATAAAGTTGTGTTTGATAATGTCCAACAAGGACAAACAAATAAACACTGGACTATCAATGTTAAACCCGAAACTGCACCACGCGACCATAATTTACAAGTAATGTTTACTTTGGGTGGTAAACAATATACGAGTGAAATTATGGCCTCTATGCAAGCACACATTGAACCACCAACACCACCAGTTCAACAAAATCTAAGTGATTTAATTAAAACGACTGATTTAGATAATATCATTGATAACAACGATAAGACTATTTTTTTGGCGGTTAATCAGAAAAACGGGAATGTCATTGATGATTTTTCACAAATTGAAATAATTGATAAAACAAATACACAAGCAACTTTATCAGTGATAGAAGGTAGCAAAAGTTATCAAGGTTCAGTTGAGGCTAAATACAATGTTGTACCAGCAACGGTTGTTGATTTAAAGATTAAATTAAAACCAACTGCACCTGACGCAATTGTTGTGAAAGATTATCTTGGGCAAATTGATACAAGCAATATTACAAACCCAGTTAACACATTCTACTATACAAATAGTGAAAGTATTATCACAATGGTTAAACCAACCACAAGTAGTGTGATAACTGGTATTGTGTATGGTTGTGATGATAATTGAAATAAAACATCAGAAGCAAGCAACATTGACCCATCAAGTTTAATTCCACTTGATGGGTCACAGTTAAACACAAAGGATGGTAAATATGTTGTTGAACTATCTGATAACCTAGGTCATACGAACAATGTTTATTTACAAATAAACAAAGAAAAAAAAGATATAAAAGAATATTGAAATACACCAAATGGTAAACAGTTTGAACAATGAGCAGAAGATAACGGATATGACAATATTCGTGGTTCTAGTGCTAGTAAATTAAATAATTTGTTTGCGCTATCACCAACTTGAAAACAAAGTTTAAAACATTTATACCTAAAGTTAGATAACTTTGTTGTTGATAACATTCAAAATGTTACCCAAGATGAAATTGATAACTATAAAACAAAACTAGTTGTTAGTGTAAAAGCACAGGTTGAAAAGTATGCGCCGGATGTTGTAGAAAACACTGATTATGCTATTAACACAAATAATCTTGTTGCCGGTGATTGAACTACGAGCAAAGACATCAAAGTTCAACACGTAGAAAGCAGCACAAAATTGCTGGGTCATACTGCCAAAACAATTCCAGTGCAACAAAAAGAACAACCAACACCCGATAATAACAAAAAGAGTGGTTTAAGTGGCTGAACTATCTTTGGTATTGTTGTTGGTTCGCTGTTTGGTTTATTCATTCTTGCTTGGTTGTTTAAAAAATTTGTAATTACGCCGTTTGTTTGCGAACCAATTCGCAAGAAAAAAGCCAAAGCGTTTGCCATTAAAACAGAGAAAGACATTGCCCAAATGAAAAAAGACGACGAAGAATGAGAATCAAAACAAAAAGGAGGTAAATAA
- a CDS encoding transposase, producing the protein MAKKGQKYNKYTSEFRTKIIEEIKQKSCWIVAKQYNINANTVESWWTNHKKGKLNNPKGPKISFGMATLFRTLFI; encoded by the coding sequence ATGGCAAAAAAAGGACAAAAATATAACAAATATACATCAGAATTTAGAACAAAAATCATTGAGGAAATTAAACAAAAAAGTTGTTGAATAGTAGCAAAACAATATAATATAAATGCAAATACAGTAGAATCTTGATGAACAAATCATAAAAAAGGAAAATTAAACAATCCTAAAGGACCTAAAATTTCTTTTGGAATGGCAACACTTTTTAGGACACTTTTTATATAA
- a CDS encoding ParA family protein, which yields MFSCIRKKRILLIDLDPQGNLTQYFKLDIDKPWAINLFNDKDNNITDIIFKTNFENVNIVPTDIEMSELEIKLSSQFGREQKLKNTIQKKYLFYKKIMITFWLILTQV from the coding sequence TTGTTTTCTTGCATTAGAAAAAAACGAATACTTTTAATTGACCTTGACCCCCAAGGAAACCTAACGCAATATTTTAAATTAGATATTGATAAACCCTGAGCGATAAATTTATTTAATGACAAAGATAATAATATAACTGATATAATTTTTAAAACTAATTTTGAAAATGTTAATATTGTTCCGACTGATATTGAAATGTCAGAACTAGAAATAAAATTGTCTAGTCAATTTGGCCGCGAACAAAAATTAAAAAATACAATACAAAAAAAATATCTTTTTTACAAGAAAATTATGATTACGTTTTGATTAATACTAACCCAAGTTTAA
- the rnjA gene encoding ribonuclease J1: protein MNEEKKETSKNKAIVTKPTSIVTKQPIKNVVKNKIPTKVFALGGLEEVGKNTYCIEHDEELIMLDAGVKFPSSTMLGVDAVIPNYNYLKENQRKIKALFITHGHEDHIGGIPYLLREVNIPIIYAPRLAAALIRDRLKEAKLEQTTIVKEVDNMSVIKTKNFKINFFAVNHSIPDAFGISVVTPNGKFVSTGDYKFDWTPLGHRADIERMANMGQEGVMLLMADSTNAEVEGYTQTETKIIKNIGELFVKAKGRILISTFASNVHRIQHIVEIANKYGRKILVFGRSLDRIIKIIRQMGHLKISDKAFIKANDAKNYKDNEILIICTGSQGEPMAALSRIANNQHQHISIIPGDTVIFSSSPIPGNQADVERVINKLVRAGAIVQENSPLNQIHTSGHASQEEQKLLFTLLKPKYFMPMHGDYRMLRQHGETAISVNVPKDNVFICANGDQIELLNGTAAIGKRIEAEAVYVDGKDLSGQTTAVVRDREILSKDGLIAVVISIDSQNNQLLTPPRIISRGSFYVKESGNIINESIRLATEAVNEVLKTQKPTFGALKNAIKQSLSPFIYRYKRRNPLIIPVILNKK, encoded by the coding sequence ATGAATGAAGAAAAGAAAGAAACAAGTAAAAACAAAGCAATAGTTACAAAACCAACTAGTATAGTAACAAAACAACCAATCAAAAATGTTGTTAAAAATAAAATTCCAACAAAAGTGTTTGCTTTAGGTGGATTAGAAGAAGTTGGAAAAAATACATATTGTATTGAACATGATGAAGAGTTAATTATGCTTGATGCAGGAGTTAAATTTCCAAGTTCAACAATGCTTGGTGTTGATGCTGTTATTCCGAATTATAATTATTTAAAAGAAAACCAACGAAAAATAAAAGCATTATTTATTACACACGGCCATGAAGATCATATTGGTGGAATTCCCTATTTATTACGGGAAGTTAATATTCCAATTATTTATGCACCACGATTAGCAGCTGCTTTAATTCGCGATCGTCTAAAAGAAGCAAAATTGGAACAAACAACAATTGTTAAAGAAGTTGATAATATGAGTGTTATTAAAACAAAAAACTTTAAAATTAACTTTTTTGCTGTTAACCATAGTATTCCTGATGCTTTTGGAATTTCAGTAGTTACTCCAAATGGAAAATTTGTTTCAACTGGTGATTATAAATTTGACTGAACACCATTAGGACATCGTGCTGATATTGAACGAATGGCAAATATGGGGCAAGAAGGTGTCATGTTATTAATGGCTGATAGTACCAACGCTGAAGTTGAGGGTTACACTCAAACTGAAACAAAAATTATTAAAAATATTGGTGAATTATTTGTTAAAGCTAAGGGGCGAATTTTAATTTCAACTTTTGCTTCAAATGTTCATCGAATTCAACATATTGTTGAAATTGCAAATAAATATGGACGAAAAATTTTAGTGTTTGGTCGAAGTTTAGATCGCATTATTAAAATTATTCGTCAAATGGGACATTTAAAAATTTCTGATAAGGCATTTATTAAAGCTAATGATGCTAAAAACTATAAAGATAATGAAATATTAATTATTTGTACTGGAAGCCAAGGTGAACCAATGGCGGCATTATCCCGAATTGCAAATAATCAACATCAACATATTTCTATTATTCCTGGTGATACTGTTATTTTTTCATCATCACCAATTCCCGGTAATCAAGCTGATGTTGAACGAGTTATTAATAAACTAGTTCGTGCTGGTGCTATTGTGCAAGAAAATAGTCCTTTAAATCAAATTCATACGTCTGGTCATGCTTCACAAGAAGAACAAAAATTATTATTTACCCTATTGAAGCCAAAATACTTTATGCCAATGCATGGTGACTATCGTATGCTTCGCCAACATGGCGAAACAGCAATTAGTGTCAATGTCCCAAAGGATAATGTCTTTATTTGTGCTAATGGCGATCAAATTGAACTATTAAATGGAACGGCAGCAATTGGTAAAAGAATTGAAGCTGAAGCTGTTTATGTTGATGGAAAAGATTTATCAGGGCAAACAACCGCTGTTGTTCGTGACCGTGAAATTTTATCAAAAGATGGGTTAATTGCTGTTGTTATTTCAATTGATTCACAAAATAATCAATTACTAACACCACCACGCATTATTTCAAGAGGAAGTTTCTATGTTAAAGAATCTGGAAATATTATTAATGAATCAATCCGTTTAGCAACCGAAGCAGTTAATGAAGTTTTAAAAACCCAAAAACCAACTTTTGGTGCTCTTAAAAATGCTATTAAGCAATCATTATCTCCTTTCATTTACCGTTATAAACGTCGTAATCCATTGATTATTCCAGTAATTTTAAATAAAAAATAA
- a CDS encoding IS3 family transposase (programmed frameshift), whose protein sequence is MGNKTSYSEEFKKQIVMLYKNGKSVINLGQEYNLPKPTIYSWVKNYNNSGSFKAKDNRTLEENEIITLRKELKDLKMENDIFKASRTDNGQKITIINNNKTKYSVRKICKILGLSKLTYYYQTNKCINKQVNNYEQEIISAFNKSRKIYGARKIKVILNRKDIILSRRKIRFFMIKNNLVSKYTKLKYHNHKTTVNNDQINNILNRQFNNKKPNEVIVSDLTYVQVGAKWHYICLLIDLFNREIIGYSAGPNKTAELAQQAFHKITRPLNQITLFHTDRGNEFKNKIIDEILITFNIKRSLSNKGCPYDNAVAETTYKTFKTEFIKGKKFKNLTQLKYELFDFVHWYNNIRIHGSLNYLSPVTFRKQMFI, encoded by the exons ATGGGAAATAAAACTTCATACTCTGAAGAATTTAAAAAACAAATTGTCATGCTATATAAAAATGGTAAAAGTGTTATTAATCTAGGGCAAGAATATAATTTACCAAAACCAACTATTTATAGTTGAGTTAAAAATTATAATAATTCTGGTTCATTTAAAGCAAAAGACAATCGCACACTAGAAGAAAATGAAATAATAACTTTACGAAAAGAACTTAAAGACTTGAAAATGGAAAATGACATTT TTAAAGCAAGCCGCACTGATAATGGCCAAAAAATAACAATAATTAATAACAACAAAACAAAATATTCAGTAAGAAAAATATGTAAGATTTTGGGTTTATCAAAATTAACGTATTATTATCAAACTAATAAATGTATTAACAAGCAAGTTAATAATTATGAACAAGAAATTATCAGTGCCTTTAATAAAAGTCGCAAAATTTATGGGGCTCGCAAAATTAAAGTTATTTTAAACAGAAAAGATATCATCTTATCGCGGCGAAAAATCAGATTCTTTATGATCAAAAATAATTTGGTTTCTAAATACACCAAATTAAAATATCATAATCATAAAACAACAGTCAATAATGACCAAATTAATAATATTTTAAATCGTCAATTTAATAACAAAAAACCTAATGAAGTTATTGTTAGTGATTTAACATATGTTCAAGTTGGCGCTAAATGACATTATATTTGTTTATTAATTGACTTGTTTAATCGTGAAATAATTGGTTATAGTGCTGGGCCGAATAAAACAGCCGAACTGGCCCAACAAGCTTTTCATAAAATAACACGACCATTAAATCAAATAACTCTATTTCATACTGATCGTGGTAATGAGTTTAAAAATAAAATCATTGATGAAATTTTAATAACTTTTAATATTAAAAGATCATTAAGCAATAAAGGCTGCCCTTATGATAATGCTGTGGCTGAAACAACTTACAAAACTTTTAAAACTGAATTTATTAAGGGTAAAAAATTTAAAAATTTAACACAATTAAAATACGAACTTTTTGATTTTGTGCATTGATATAACAATATTCGAATTCATGGCAGTTTAAATTATTTATCTCCAGTTACTTTTAGAAAACAAATGTTTATATAA
- a CDS encoding lipoprotein, with protein sequence MKKILSIIGVISLIGTSTTSLVACNTTTHYTKEQLKELKEKHKINTTNQEIKDNLEWIALQEKPFNEVDNKWYYIIYKDNSNNIKLSKRINNNPDVNIKLPWSNLWIKVYRWNGEEQNLPDLIVDNDGNVKVKGE encoded by the coding sequence ATGAAAAAAATATTAAGTATTATTGGAGTAATATCATTAATTGGAACAAGTACAACAAGTTTAGTAGCTTGTAATACAACAACACACTATACCAAAGAACAATTAAAAGAATTAAAAGAAAAACATAAAATAAATACTACTAACCAAGAAATCAAAGATAATTTAGAATGAATAGCACTACAAGAAAAACCATTTAATGAGGTTGATAATAAATGATATTACATAATATATAAGGATAATTCTAATAATATAAAATTATCAAAAAGAATAAATAATAATCCAGATGTTAATATTAAATTGCCCTGGTCTAATTTATGAATAAAAGTTTATCGTTGAAATGGTGAAGAACAAAATTTACCTGACTTAATTGTTGATAATGATGGTAATGTAAAAGTTAAGGGAGAATAA
- a CDS encoding recombinase RecT, protein MANIVEFLRTDKATDWIKSKFSNENEIARFKSNIVAISNSNELLQKADPKTIMTACYQGVLLNLPMERKFGYAYVVPYNTKITRIINGREIQEWVNQAQFQMGYKGYIQLAQISGQYLDMSVSDVRTGELVNYDRLKGTTFNWIQDEDEREKLPIIGYVSYFKMVNGFEKTLYMTKEQMENHFMKYSKTYAKNKSFYIATFDEMALKTVLTSLLRKWGIMSVELQQAYKSDQAVITTNDEKIYIDNDSNININKSQISNENISNNNLHESSEELTDNNVVKEEDISNVVPTVNNDEEWATW, encoded by the coding sequence ATGGCAAATATTGTAGAATTTTTAAGAACAGATAAGGCAACTGATTGAATTAAAAGTAAATTTTCAAATGAAAATGAAATTGCAAGATTTAAAAGTAATATAGTTGCAATATCAAATAGTAATGAATTATTACAAAAGGCAGATCCAAAAACTATAATGACTGCTTGTTATCAAGGTGTTTTATTAAACTTACCTATGGAAAGGAAATTTGGGTATGCTTATGTAGTTCCATATAATACTAAAATAACAAGAATTATTAATGGTCGCGAAATCCAAGAATGAGTTAATCAAGCCCAATTTCAAATGGGTTATAAAGGTTATATTCAATTAGCACAAATAAGCGGTCAATATTTAGATATGTCAGTATCAGATGTTAGAACTGGTGAATTAGTAAATTATGATAGATTAAAAGGTACTACTTTTAATTGAATACAAGATGAAGATGAAAGAGAAAAATTACCAATTATAGGTTATGTATCTTATTTTAAAATGGTTAATGGTTTTGAAAAAACATTATATATGACAAAAGAACAAATGGAAAATCATTTTATGAAATATTCTAAAACTTATGCTAAAAATAAATCATTTTATATTGCTACTTTTGATGAAATGGCACTTAAAACAGTGTTAACTAGTTTATTGCGAAAATGAGGTATTATGTCAGTCGAATTACAACAAGCTTATAAATCAGACCAAGCAGTTATTACAACTAATGATGAAAAAATTTATATTGATAATGATAGTAATATAAACATAAATAAGAGTCAAATTAGCAACGAAAATATATCAAATAATAATTTACATGAATCAAGTGAAGAATTGACAGATAATAATGTAGTAAAAGAAGAAGATATATCAAATGTAGTACCAACAGTTAACAATGATGAGGAATGAGCGACTTGATAA